In the Podospora pseudocomata strain CBS 415.72m chromosome 5, whole genome shotgun sequence genome, one interval contains:
- a CDS encoding hypothetical protein (COG:U; EggNog:ENOG503NXGD), translating to MVIEYIKDPRTIILAVLPANVDVATQEILALAAEYDKAGERTLGILTKPDLLKERSAKATVCELVLGNRKALNLGYYIVRNHGGDEDEDNSELAKRELLFRQHPWCELPDERVGLMDMLDETQDALNEICASRKTAQEQRQYLATMPANFQDLRRAALDADYSQHKAPDDPDLRLSTLVVLQTEWFDDTFRRLSQTYKFQEQKGLGVPR from the exons ATGGTCATCGAGTACATCAAGGACCCGCGCACAATTatcctcgccgtcctcccTGCCAATGTCGATGTCGCCACCCAGGAGATCCTAGCTCTTGCGGCAGAGTACGACAAGGCGGGTGAGCGCACCCTGGGCATTCTCACCAAGCCGGATTTGTTGAAGGAGCGGAGTGCTAAAGCGACTGTTTGTGAGTTGGTACTCGGCAACCGCAAGGCTCTGAATCTGGGGTACTACATCGTCCGGAACCACGggggcgatgaggatgaggataaCTCGGAGCTGGCCAAGCGAGAGCTCCTGTTCCGCCAGCACCCTTGGTGTGAGCTACCTGATGAACGCGTTGGG TTGATGGATATGCTTGATGAAACCCAAGACGCTCTCAACGAGATTTGCGCCTCTCGGAAGACTGCTCAAGAGCAGCGTCAATATTTGGCCACGATGCCAGCAAACTTTCAGGACCTGAGGCGAGCCGCCTTGGATGCTGACTACTCCCAACACAAGGCTCCTGATGATCCTGACTTGCGCCTTTCTACCCTGGTTGTCCTTCAGACAGAGTGGTTTGACGACACATTCAGGCGCCTATCTCAGACATACAAGTTTCAGGAACAAAAGGGGCTTGGAGTACCCCGATGA